A stretch of the Ascaphus truei isolate aAscTru1 chromosome 4, aAscTru1.hap1, whole genome shotgun sequence genome encodes the following:
- the LOC142493958 gene encoding uncharacterized protein LOC142493958 isoform X1 — protein sequence MKQEEVCVGGNTDSTEKESASTASTADDGSTRGKQSNDLPHIILHETHPEIKECFPRLQKDRHCKKLYNAQETHRDPASPMTSESSSIEQPDIIVRNITLTTEKLYKCNNCDKTFFTRSGYGKHQKSHEDERIYICSDCGKTFSDWMGYNLHQKTHNGGKPHACADCGKQFKCKSHLGRHRRTHTGERPYTCNECGKSFAQSSHLVTHVRTHTGEKPYACTECGKCFTHSAQLITHKTVHTGEKLFTCNECGKGFSKSSHLTSHNRTHTGEKPYICTECGKCFSNSSNLILHQRIHSGDKPYGCNDCGRRFSDKSSCVRHQRKHTGEKPYTCTICGRSFSNSSSCVRHQKIHGEVKHTL from the coding sequence CAGATGATGGTTCCACAAGAGGAAAGCAGTCTAATGACCTCCCTCATATCATCTTACATGAAACACATCCAGAAATTAAAGAGTGTTTCCCTCGCCTACAAAAAGACAGACACTGTAAGAAATTGTACAACGCGCAAGAGACCCACAGAGATCCTGCAAGTCCCATGACTAGTGAAAGCAGTTCCATAGAGCAACCAGACATTATAGTCCGAAATATAACCTTAACAACAGAGAAGCTGTACAAATGTAACAACTGTGACAAAACCTTCTTCACAAGGTCAGGGTATGGGAAGCATCAGAAGAGCCACGAAGATGAGAGAATCTACATCTGCAGTGACTGTGGGAAAACTTTTAGTGATTGGATGGGTTATAATTTGCACCAGAAAACACATAATGGAGGGAAACCCCATGCCTGTGCTGACTGTGGCAAACAATTTAAGTGTAAATCACATCTTGGTAGGCACAGGAGAACTCACACAGGTGAGAGACCATACACATGCAATGAATGTGGCAAAAGTTTTGCTCAGAGCTCACATCTTGTTACACATGTAAGGACTCACACTGGAGAGAAACCATACGCCTGCACTGAATGTGGCAAATGTTTCACTCATAGCGCACAGCTTATTACACACAAAACAGTGCACACGGGAGAAAAACTCTTCACATGCAATGAATGTGGTAAAGGCTTCAGTAAAAGCTCACACCTTACATCACACAACAGaactcatacaggagagaaaccttaCATTTGCACAGAATGTGGGAAATGCTTTAGTAACAGCTCAAACCTTATCTTACATCAGAGAATCCATTCTGGTGATAAACCATATGGATGCAATGACTGTGGGAGAAGGTTCAGTGATAAATCCAGCTGTGTGAGGCACCAGAGGAAACACACTGGAGAGAAGCCATATACATGCACTATATGTGGGAGAAGCTTTAGCAATAGCTCAAGTTGTGTCAGGCATCAGAAAATACATGGAGAAGTGAAACATACATTATAA
- the LOC142493961 gene encoding uncharacterized protein LOC142493961 yields the protein MQCLVQQGPGYTAGSVPEARRIVKIAGKRIRRFSVLRMHKPAFSPFCACATYGECGKTFSDWMGYNLHQKTHNGGKPHACADCGKRFKCKSHLGRHRRTHTGERPYTCNECGKSFAQSSHLVTHVRTHTGEKPYACTECGKCFTHSAQLITHKTVHTGEKLFTCNECGKGFSKSSHLTSHNRTHTGEKPYICTECGKCFSNSSNLILHQRIHSGDKPYGCNDCGRRFSDKSSCVRHQRKHTGENPYTCTICGRSFSNSSSCVRHQKIHAEVKHTL from the coding sequence atgcaatgtcttgtgcaGCAGGGCcctgggtatacggcgggttccgttccagaggcccgccgtatagtgaaaatcgccggtaagcggatccggcgattttcagtgctgcgcatgcacaaaccggcattttcgccgttctgcgcatgtgcgacctacgGTGAGTGTGGGAAAACTTTTAGTGATTGGATGGGTTATAATTTGCACCAGAAAACACATAATGGAGGGAAACCCCATGCCTGTGCTGACTGTGGCAAACGATTTAAGTGTAAATCACATCTTGGTAGGCACAGGAGAACTCACACAGGCGAGAGACCATACACATGCAATGAATGTGGCAAAAGTTTTGCTCAGAGCTCACATCTTGTTACACATGTAAGGACTCACACTGGAGAGAAACCATACGCCTGCACTGAATGTGGCAAATGTTTCACTCATAGCGCACagcttattacacataaaacagtgCACACGGGAGAAAAACTCTTCACATGCAATGAATGTGGTAAAGGCTTCAGCAAAAGCTCACACCTTACATCACACAACAGaactcatacaggagagaaaccttaCATTTGCACAGAATGTGGGAAATGCTTTAGTAACAGCTCAAACCTTATCTTACATCAGAGAATCCATTCTGGTGATAAACCATATGGATGCAATGACTGTGGGAGAAGGTTCAGTGATAAGTCCAGCTGTGTGAGGCACCAGAGGAAACACACTGGAGAGAATCCATATACATGCACTATATGTGGGAGAAGCTTTAGCAATAGCTCAAGTTGTGTCAGGCATCAGAAAATACATGCAGAAGTGAAACATACATTATAA
- the LOC142493958 gene encoding uncharacterized protein LOC142493958 isoform X2: MKQEEVCVGGNTDSTEKESASTASTDDGSTRGKQSNDLPHIILHETHPEIKECFPRLQKDRHCKKLYNAQETHRDPASPMTSESSSIEQPDIIVRNITLTTEKLYKCNNCDKTFFTRSGYGKHQKSHEDERIYICSDCGKTFSDWMGYNLHQKTHNGGKPHACADCGKQFKCKSHLGRHRRTHTGERPYTCNECGKSFAQSSHLVTHVRTHTGEKPYACTECGKCFTHSAQLITHKTVHTGEKLFTCNECGKGFSKSSHLTSHNRTHTGEKPYICTECGKCFSNSSNLILHQRIHSGDKPYGCNDCGRRFSDKSSCVRHQRKHTGEKPYTCTICGRSFSNSSSCVRHQKIHGEVKHTL, encoded by the coding sequence ATGATGGTTCCACAAGAGGAAAGCAGTCTAATGACCTCCCTCATATCATCTTACATGAAACACATCCAGAAATTAAAGAGTGTTTCCCTCGCCTACAAAAAGACAGACACTGTAAGAAATTGTACAACGCGCAAGAGACCCACAGAGATCCTGCAAGTCCCATGACTAGTGAAAGCAGTTCCATAGAGCAACCAGACATTATAGTCCGAAATATAACCTTAACAACAGAGAAGCTGTACAAATGTAACAACTGTGACAAAACCTTCTTCACAAGGTCAGGGTATGGGAAGCATCAGAAGAGCCACGAAGATGAGAGAATCTACATCTGCAGTGACTGTGGGAAAACTTTTAGTGATTGGATGGGTTATAATTTGCACCAGAAAACACATAATGGAGGGAAACCCCATGCCTGTGCTGACTGTGGCAAACAATTTAAGTGTAAATCACATCTTGGTAGGCACAGGAGAACTCACACAGGTGAGAGACCATACACATGCAATGAATGTGGCAAAAGTTTTGCTCAGAGCTCACATCTTGTTACACATGTAAGGACTCACACTGGAGAGAAACCATACGCCTGCACTGAATGTGGCAAATGTTTCACTCATAGCGCACAGCTTATTACACACAAAACAGTGCACACGGGAGAAAAACTCTTCACATGCAATGAATGTGGTAAAGGCTTCAGTAAAAGCTCACACCTTACATCACACAACAGaactcatacaggagagaaaccttaCATTTGCACAGAATGTGGGAAATGCTTTAGTAACAGCTCAAACCTTATCTTACATCAGAGAATCCATTCTGGTGATAAACCATATGGATGCAATGACTGTGGGAGAAGGTTCAGTGATAAATCCAGCTGTGTGAGGCACCAGAGGAAACACACTGGAGAGAAGCCATATACATGCACTATATGTGGGAGAAGCTTTAGCAATAGCTCAAGTTGTGTCAGGCATCAGAAAATACATGGAGAAGTGAAACATACATTATAA